In a genomic window of Spirosoma agri:
- a CDS encoding alpha/beta fold hydrolase — MKQFIYYVVTALLVVSCNQANEAATSIPYGSNKGSYLTIHGTKIYYEEYGKGMPLLLLHQGLGSIENLGDIIPELSRHFKVIAPDAPGHGRSEQADSLSGDLLAEYCSALIDQLHLDSAYVMGWSMGGNTALLLAANRPDKIKKVVSGGSNTRSSGLTQEGRALLKEYTVEAVKEDSTWLENYQRMNPQPDKWIKFWEDTQAMWSREIKVPDNKLSRIAVPVLIIRGDRDMIKLEHSVEMFRSLRRGQLCIYPNMGHEMPELKSDRLCQLAIDFFAESADKEQSH; from the coding sequence ATGAAACAGTTTATCTACTACGTGGTGACAGCACTACTGGTTGTCTCCTGCAATCAGGCTAATGAAGCCGCCACATCGATTCCATACGGCTCCAACAAGGGCAGCTATTTGACCATACACGGCACGAAGATTTACTACGAAGAATACGGGAAAGGCATGCCCTTACTGCTGCTTCACCAGGGGCTTGGGTCAATCGAAAACCTGGGCGATATCATTCCCGAATTGTCCAGGCACTTTAAAGTGATCGCACCGGATGCGCCGGGACATGGCCGGTCTGAGCAGGCCGACAGTTTGAGCGGGGACTTGTTAGCCGAGTATTGCTCGGCACTCATCGACCAACTTCATCTGGACAGCGCCTATGTGATGGGCTGGAGCATGGGCGGCAACACCGCCCTGTTGCTGGCGGCCAATAGACCAGATAAAATAAAGAAAGTGGTTAGTGGCGGTTCCAACACCCGATCAAGCGGGCTGACCCAGGAAGGGCGTGCGTTGTTGAAGGAGTATACGGTAGAAGCGGTAAAAGAAGACTCCACATGGCTTGAAAACTACCAGCGGATGAATCCGCAACCCGACAAATGGATCAAATTCTGGGAGGATACACAAGCCATGTGGTCGCGAGAAATTAAAGTGCCGGACAACAAGCTTTCCCGCATTGCCGTACCCGTGCTAATCATACGGGGAGATCGTGACATGATAAAACTGGAGCACAGCGTCGAGATGTTCCGATCACTCCGAAGAGGACAATTGTGCATTTACCCAAACATGGGTCACGAGATGCCGGAGCTGAAAAGTGACAGGCTTTGTCAACTGGCGATTGATTTTTTTGCCGAGAGCGCTGATAAAGAGCAAAGCCACTGA
- a CDS encoding T9SS type B sorting domain-containing protein, whose translation MTNAGYDFQYNGNGLSQNLTTNVTYVNYTKPGSYTIIQVGTGGSAGTGTIACKEITVLSRDPIKFTAKACSGRQVIVNVTLDANTGQYDTFTINWGDGQNGGPYSRADVMKPISHTYSANVATPTIYIKGRYNAPASCELSDVDARATQQTVSLIGTITTPVITKLTTTGDNSIALQYQSTTNLSVQLLQKDASGIYAPTGQTGTGSGTFTVQTDAKQVQCFQLAYQDACGNTSPNQSEQVCSLVLDTKAGSKQNNLSWSAYAGSTSATSSFRSYRIYKGAAPTGSVANRTTTTYTDNSAIECGVQYCYTLEATVGQTVVTSAQSCVTGVNNEPTGNFGDVIVSVENNHPYIVATLPTSGTSASYTMTVSRSTNSSGSFEVIANISTNSYLDATADASANSYCYQLTYRNNCGQTSAPSQPVCSVLLSSQSPAGIDWTAASPFSPSKVDYYTLEIVDSVSNTRQQIALGGNTHFEPDQNDPNLQSQRYRVVAVSPEGYASYSNYFTFRRDPKILVPDAFTPNGDNMNATFLVKGSFFNQFRMTIFSRWGDVIYSTTDRNQGWDGTINGQPANSGQYMYRIEVTDATDQKTVRTGALLLLR comes from the coding sequence GTGACAAATGCCGGATACGACTTCCAATATAACGGAAATGGTTTATCCCAAAACCTTACCACAAATGTCACTTATGTTAATTATACTAAGCCAGGTTCGTACACGATCATACAGGTAGGTACTGGAGGTAGTGCCGGAACAGGCACGATTGCCTGTAAAGAAATAACGGTCCTATCGCGTGATCCCATAAAATTTACGGCCAAAGCCTGTTCAGGCCGTCAGGTCATTGTCAACGTAACGCTGGATGCCAACACCGGTCAGTATGACACGTTTACAATCAACTGGGGCGATGGACAGAATGGTGGTCCTTATAGCCGGGCCGATGTTATGAAGCCGATCAGTCACACCTACAGCGCCAACGTAGCCACACCAACGATCTACATAAAGGGTCGGTACAATGCACCCGCCAGTTGCGAGCTTTCCGATGTAGACGCCCGAGCAACCCAGCAAACCGTTTCGCTGATCGGTACGATCACGACGCCCGTCATCACGAAGCTCACGACAACCGGTGATAATTCCATAGCATTACAGTACCAGTCGACGACAAATTTATCCGTTCAGTTGCTGCAAAAAGATGCGTCCGGCATATACGCGCCAACGGGCCAGACAGGCACAGGGTCCGGGACGTTTACCGTTCAGACCGATGCCAAACAAGTGCAGTGTTTTCAGCTGGCGTATCAGGACGCCTGCGGCAACACGAGCCCGAATCAATCGGAACAGGTCTGTAGTCTGGTACTCGATACGAAAGCGGGCAGCAAACAAAATAACCTGAGCTGGTCGGCCTATGCGGGGTCCACGTCAGCAACCAGCAGCTTCCGATCCTACCGGATTTATAAAGGGGCGGCCCCGACCGGCTCCGTTGCCAACCGGACAACAACGACGTATACGGACAATAGCGCGATTGAATGTGGCGTCCAGTATTGCTACACACTCGAAGCCACCGTTGGCCAGACGGTCGTTACCTCGGCGCAGTCCTGCGTGACGGGCGTCAACAACGAGCCGACAGGTAACTTCGGTGACGTGATTGTTTCGGTCGAAAACAACCATCCGTACATAGTGGCTACCCTCCCGACATCCGGCACATCGGCTAGCTACACGATGACGGTCAGCCGATCTACCAATTCGTCAGGTTCCTTTGAGGTCATCGCAAATATCAGCACAAATTCATACCTCGACGCAACCGCCGATGCATCGGCAAACTCGTATTGCTACCAGCTAACGTACAGAAATAACTGCGGTCAGACATCGGCTCCTTCGCAGCCTGTGTGTTCGGTGTTGTTGTCTTCCCAATCGCCGGCGGGCATCGACTGGACAGCGGCTTCGCCCTTTTCGCCCAGCAAGGTTGATTATTATACGCTCGAAATAGTCGATTCCGTAAGCAATACCCGGCAGCAGATCGCACTCGGCGGGAATACGCATTTCGAGCCCGATCAGAATGACCCGAATCTACAGTCGCAGCGATATCGGGTTGTCGCGGTATCGCCGGAGGGGTACGCCAGTTACTCGAACTACTTCACGTTCCGGCGCGATCCGAAAATTCTGGTGCCTGACGCTTTCACGCCAAACGGCGACAACATGAACGCTACCTTTCTGGTAAAAGGGAGTTTTTTCAATCAGTTTCGAATGACGATTTTTAGCCGATGGGGCGACGTGATCTATAGCACTACGGATCGAAATCAGGGCTGGGATGGTACAATTAACGGCCAGCCAGCCAACTCGGGACAGTACATGTACCGCATCGAAGTGACTGACGCTACCGATCAGAAAACCGTCCGGACAGGTGCATTGCTACTGCTGCGATAG